A stretch of DNA from Flavobacteriales bacterium:
GCGCAAGATCAAGAAGAACTGTAATTGTCCTGAATGGTCACAGACCCTCCCTGCTGATGAGATTCACACCTGTAGGGTCGAGCCTTGATACGATAGAATATTGGCGTGGCGTATTGCTCCATCATATTCCTAAAGGAGCCGCTAGGTATTCGGCTGAACTGTTGGCCGAGTCCCCGATAGTTCTACATATCAGCCGACCACGGAAGACCAAGTTGGGACATTTCAAGCGGGCCACCTCCAGAAGTATCCCTGAGATCTCCATCAACGTGGATCTGGGATCCGAGCGCTTCCTCTTCACCCTGATCCATGAGATCGCCCACTGGAAAGCCTTCGATCTATATGGCCGAGGCATCAGACCACATGGACGGGAATGGAAGTCCCTTTTCATCGAGCTTCTTCGACCGCTTTTGCAGAAAGAGGTCTTCAGTCCCGGAATAGCGGCTGTCATCCAGGAGCATCTCCGTTCTCCCAAAGCCTCCTCCTGCAGCGACCCTCAACTCCAGCGCGCCTTCGATCGGGCAGAGGGTATCCATCGACCCCACTTGGATGAGGTCCCTTATGGTCAAGTGTTCACCTTGAACAATGGAAGAACCTTCATCAAGGGACCCAAGAAGCGCACTCGCTATCTCTGTCAAGAAGTAAAAAGCGGTAAGCGCTACCTCATACCGGGAGCCATCCATGTGCTCGATCACGTAGAAAGCGTGTAATTTGCACCGCTAAAACCAGCACTCTATGGAGAAGGATAAGAACTATTGCGTGATCATGGCCGGGGGTATCGGAAGCCGTTTCTGGCCCATGAGTCGTACCGAGATGCCCAAACAGTTCTTGGATATTCTGGGCACAGGCAAGAGCCTCATCCGACAGACTTTCGAACGATTCGAGAATATATGCCCCGCTGAGAATGTACTGGTGGTGACGAATGCCGCCTACAAGGACCTGGTGCTGGAGCACATCCCCGAGTTGAAGGAGGACCAAGTGCTCTGTGAGCCGGAAGGAAGGAATACCGCTCCCTGTATCGCATACGCCAACTACCGCATCGCTTCTCAGACCGATGAGGCCCATATCGTGGTGGCCCCTTCCGATCATCTGATCGCTGATGTCCCGGAATTCGAACGATTGGTCGGTCTCGCGATAGCTGAGGCTTCTGAGACCGAGAATCTGGTGACCCTCGGTATCACACCTACCCGCCCCGATACCGGCTATGGATATATCCATTTCGAGGAGAAAGCAGATGCTAGAGATCCTTTGGTCAAGAAGGTGAAGGAGTTCAAGGAAAAACCCGATCTGGAAACTGCTAAGACTTTTGTAGCGGATGGGAATTACGCTTGGAATTCCGGCATCTTCATCTGGAGTCTGAAGAATATCATGGAGAATTTCTCCATACACCTGCCCGAGATGGTACGACTCTTCGATGAAGGGAAACAGGTAATGGGAACCGATGAAGAAGACGCTTTCATCCGGGAGAATTTCTCGCGGGCCGAGAACATATCCATCGACTACGGAGTTTTGGAACGGGCTGCCCATGTGTCGGTCATAGAGAGTGATTTCGGATGGTCCGACCTGGGCACCTATGGATCCCTGTACACCCACCTCAGTAAGGACAGCGATAAAAATGCCATCGTGGGTGCCCGCAGCAGGTGCTACGATTCTTCCGGCAATTTCATCAATACCACTTCCGGCAAATTGGTCGTGACCAAAGGATTAGAGGATTTCATCGTGGTGGAGACGGAGAAGTCGCTGATGATCATTCCCCGCTCTGAAGAGCAGTTCGTCAAGAATATCGTCAATGACCTGAAGGCGGATGGTGAGTCCGAATTCTATTGAGCGATATACTGGGTAAGGCGGATGAAGGCCTCCACGCCCAGCTGCTCAGGTCGTTCCATCTCGAATTCTTCCGGAATCTCTTTCTCACCCAGCATTCCTCGAAGCGAGTTACGCAAGGTCTTCCTGCGCTGATTAAAAGCCGTCTTGACCACCTTCTTGAATAAGGCCTCATCACACGGTAGCTTCTCCACCTCATTCCGTTTCAGCACCAGCACCCCGGATTTCACCTTTGGGGGTGGGTCGAACACGTGCTCGTCTACCGTGAAGCAATACTCTGCGTCATAATAGGCCTGAAGGAGTACACTCAGTATTCCGTAATCCTTGTTTCCCGGCCCACTGGTCACCCGCACAGCCACTTCTTTCTGGAACATGCCCACCACTTGAGTGACCTGGTCCCTCAAGTCAAGGACCCGGAAAAGGATCTGTGAACTGATGTTGTATGGAAAATTCCCGATGATGCAGAAGGGCGGTGTGATCATGGACAGATCCATCCGTAGGAAATCCGCTTCGTAGATCCTTTCCTTCAAAGTCGGGTAGTGCTGCTGTAGGTAGCGTATGGACTCTGTATCCAGATCCACTGCATGGAGCTCAAGAGCTTCACGCTCCAGTAGGTACTTGGTGAGTACCCCGGTACCCGGCCCTATCTCCAGTGCAGACCGGCAATCGCTATCCAACAAGGAAACGATGCGCTTAGCTATACCCTCATCCCGCAGGAAATGCTGCCCGAGATGCTTCTTAGCTCTGACCATGCGTATATACGACTTCGATAATGGTACGGAAGGCTACGAATCGGTCTTTGTATCGCTCGGAATGTTCAGCTTGTAAGGCAGGAGCCTCTTGATGTACGTAGCGGTGGTAGGATTCCATATCGGGTGCGAGATACTGGATGGAATAGGTCACACCTCCTTGATCCTGTGCTAGTACCTTGCCCATGCGGCTTTCCACAAATCTACCGGTCGCCATGACCTTGGGTATGTGGTCTTCCTTCATCCAGATCAACCATTCATCATGCACTTCATGGTCGATATTGATAGTCACGTTGTAGAGGATCATCGAGGGTGAAGATATCCCACATGCGGAGTGGATTGTACAGGAGAGCAATTTTATTCATCTTTAAGGTGACCAAACACCGCCATATGGGAGATCAACAGATCAGTCACCTGACCGGAAAGGATAAGAAGGAATTCCTCAGGTATTTACTCGATGATATTGCGGCCCTCGAGCACATGGAGAAAGAGGGGATGATCGAAGCGGGCATCACGCGCATAGGAGCCGAACAGGAATTCTGCTTGGTAGGAGCCGACTATAGACCTTCTCTCAACGGTCCAGAAATACTGGGCTCGATAAAGGATAAGCACTACACGGCAGAATTGGCCAAGTGGAATCTGGAGATCAACCTCGACCCTCAACCCTTCAAGGGGAAATGCTTCAGCGCGATGCATACGCAGTTGAAGGAATTGCTCGAATTGGGCAAGGAACAGGCGCTGAAAAGCGATGATAAGATCATCCTGACCGGAATCCTGCCCACCATCCGGAAGAGCGAACTGGATTTCGATAATATGACGCCCAATCCCCGCTATCGGGTCTTGGACCAGACCATGAAAGAGCAGCGTGGTGAGGATTTCAATCTCTACATTGAAGGGGTGGATGAACTGAGCCTGAAACACGACAGCATCCTCTTTGAGGCCTGCAATACCAGCTTTCAGATCCACCTCCAGATCAGCCCAGAGGAATTCGTGGACAGATATAATTGGGCACAGGTGATCTCAGGTCCCGTGTTGGCCGGTTGTGTGAACTCGCCCATTCTTCTTGGTAAAGAACTCTGGAGTGAGACGCGTATCGCCCTGTTCAGACAGAGCATCGATGTACGCAATACGGGGAACTACATACGAGAACGTCAACCGCGTGTGGCCTTTGGCCATAAATGGCTCGAGCACAATGCTGCTGAGATATTCAAGGAAGACATCTCACAATACAACCTCATCGTATCCGGTCAGATCGAAGAGTCTGCCTTAGATGTGCTCGACCGCGGAGAGATCCCGGAATTGCGGGCCATGAATCTGCACAACGGCACTATCTACAAATGGAATCGAGCCTGCTATGGCATAGGGGGTGGAAAGCCGCATCTGCGCATAGAGAATCGCTATGTCCCCAGCGGTCCCACCACCATCGATGAGATGGCTGCCACCGTATTCTGGACGGGCCTCATGATGGCCATGCCGGATAACTGCCGGGGCACCTGGCATAGGAGGATGTTCTTCCAAGATGTGAGGAGCAATTTCCTGAAGGCCGCCCGAAACGGACTAGGAAATGAATTCCGCTGGTTCGGTCGGTCAGTAGATGGGCCACGTCTCATCAACGATGTGCTCCTACCCATGGCAGAGGAAAGCCTCTATGACCATGGAATCGAAGAGGAGGATTATCTCCCCTACCTGAAAGTGATCGAAGCGCGTGTGGCCAAGAAACAGACGGGTTCTGACTGGATCATCAACTCTTTGCGTCATGCACGAAGAGAAGGAGCCAGTGTCAACGAAGCGCTACTCTTGGTCACCCAAAGTATGCACAAGCAGGCCGATGAAGGCGCCCCTGTGCATGAATGGAGCGTACCCGAGTATAAGGAGCTGGTGCATATCCCCGGCAAGTATCAGCGGGTGGACAGTATCATGTCTACCGATATGATCACTGTACGCGAAGACGATCTGATGAGTCTGGCCGAGCGGCTCTTGGACTGGAATGACCATGACACCCTTCCGGTAGAGAATCTCCGAGGACAGGTCATCGGTCTGATATGCCTGGATGATATCAAGGAAATGAAGGATTCGGTCAATGACCCTACCTGGTCACTGGTCAAGGATTGGATGCAAAGGGACATTACGACCGTAGGTCCAGAAAGCTCGATCGATCATGCTAAAAAAGCCTTGGTCCTCAATAAATCCCTATGTCTTCCTGTGGTCAAAGACAGCCGTCTGGTCGGAGTGCTCACAAAAAGTGATATTCGCATTCTCGAAGAAAAAGGGTGAGCAGGAAAGTACATTTCGGATATCAGGGGGAAGTATGGGAATTGGAGCGGACGGTGTTCCGCTATGGTCATACCGACCACCGACTTCCACGGGTCATCATCATCGCAGCCATACATGGAAATGAGCCTACCGGTCTCAGGGCATTGCTGGAATTGAAGCCCTACCTCAGGGAGCATTCAGCAAAACTTCAAGGTGAAGTCATCGGGCTGATAGGCAATATGCGGGCGTTGGAACAGAGCAAGCGATATATCGATAAGGACCTCAACCGTATGTGGGCACCCTCCATTCAGCCCGAAGGGCGTAGCGAGGATATGGAGAAAGCCGAATTAGAACCATACCTTGAAGAGCACCTAGCAGGTGAGGGCAAGCGCTATGTGCTCGATCTGCACACTACTTCAGCAGAATCCCAGCCATTTATGAGCGTAGCAGATACCGATGTCAATCGGGAATTTGCTGCACATTTCGAAATGCCCGGTATCTCGGGTATAGAGCGCTTCATCGAAGGTCCTTTGCTCAATCATATCTCCCAGCTAGGACATGTGGGTCTTGCCTTCGAGGCCGGACAACACCAGGATCCCAAGTCGGTAGCTGTGCATGTGCAATTCATTCTGGAATCCCTGCATCATTGTGGCATATTGCCTTCGGAGCGATTCAATGAACCTAAGGAAGTCGAGGAATTCGACATCGTGTATCGACACGGTATCATTGAAGAGGATGAATTCGTGATGAATCCAGGCTATCGGAATTTCACCCCCATCCATAAAGGACAGATACTCGCCCATGATAAGCATGGAGACATCCGCGCCCCAAAAGACGGGCTCCTGTTCATGCCTCTCTATCAGCCCGATGGGAATGATGGCTTCTTCATTATACGTTGATCGATGAGACCGGGCTTTGCATTCGTATACGCACTTCTTCTTGCAGCTACGATCATCACGGCCATAGAACCCTCTCTGTTAGAATTCCATGCCTGGGTCAAACCCTTGCTTA
This window harbors:
- a CDS encoding NTP transferase domain-containing protein — translated: MEKDKNYCVIMAGGIGSRFWPMSRTEMPKQFLDILGTGKSLIRQTFERFENICPAENVLVVTNAAYKDLVLEHIPELKEDQVLCEPEGRNTAPCIAYANYRIASQTDEAHIVVAPSDHLIADVPEFERLVGLAIAEASETENLVTLGITPTRPDTGYGYIHFEEKADARDPLVKKVKEFKEKPDLETAKTFVADGNYAWNSGIFIWSLKNIMENFSIHLPEMVRLFDEGKQVMGTDEEDAFIRENFSRAENISIDYGVLERAAHVSVIESDFGWSDLGTYGSLYTHLSKDSDKNAIVGARSRCYDSSGNFINTTSGKLVVTKGLEDFIVVETEKSLMIIPRSEEQFVKNIVNDLKADGESEFY
- the rsmA gene encoding 16S rRNA (adenine(1518)-N(6)/adenine(1519)-N(6))-dimethyltransferase RsmA codes for the protein MRMVRAKKHLGQHFLRDEGIAKRIVSLLDSDCRSALEIGPGTGVLTKYLLEREALELHAVDLDTESIRYLQQHYPTLKERIYEADFLRMDLSMITPPFCIIGNFPYNISSQILFRVLDLRDQVTQVVGMFQKEVAVRVTSGPGNKDYGILSVLLQAYYDAEYCFTVDEHVFDPPPKVKSGVLVLKRNEVEKLPCDEALFKKVVKTAFNQRRKTLRNSLRGMLGEKEIPEEFEMERPEQLGVEAFIRLTQYIAQ
- a CDS encoding DUF4286 family protein, whose protein sequence is MILYNVTINIDHEVHDEWLIWMKEDHIPKVMATGRFVESRMGKVLAQDQGGVTYSIQYLAPDMESYHRYVHQEAPALQAEHSERYKDRFVAFRTIIEVVYTHGQS
- a CDS encoding CBS domain-containing protein, which encodes MTKHRHMGDQQISHLTGKDKKEFLRYLLDDIAALEHMEKEGMIEAGITRIGAEQEFCLVGADYRPSLNGPEILGSIKDKHYTAELAKWNLEINLDPQPFKGKCFSAMHTQLKELLELGKEQALKSDDKIILTGILPTIRKSELDFDNMTPNPRYRVLDQTMKEQRGEDFNLYIEGVDELSLKHDSILFEACNTSFQIHLQISPEEFVDRYNWAQVISGPVLAGCVNSPILLGKELWSETRIALFRQSIDVRNTGNYIRERQPRVAFGHKWLEHNAAEIFKEDISQYNLIVSGQIEESALDVLDRGEIPELRAMNLHNGTIYKWNRACYGIGGGKPHLRIENRYVPSGPTTIDEMAATVFWTGLMMAMPDNCRGTWHRRMFFQDVRSNFLKAARNGLGNEFRWFGRSVDGPRLINDVLLPMAEESLYDHGIEEEDYLPYLKVIEARVAKKQTGSDWIINSLRHARREGASVNEALLLVTQSMHKQADEGAPVHEWSVPEYKELVHIPGKYQRVDSIMSTDMITVREDDLMSLAERLLDWNDHDTLPVENLRGQVIGLICLDDIKEMKDSVNDPTWSLVKDWMQRDITTVGPESSIDHAKKALVLNKSLCLPVVKDSRLVGVLTKSDIRILEEKG